CACCTGGACCGCGGCGGTGTACATGTCCCCGTCGTGCACCCCGATGACCACGATGTTGTGCGAGTCGTGCGAGATGGACGAGGCGATGGCGCCTTTCTTGAGGCCGAAGCCTTTGACCAGGCCCTTGGCGATGCGGCCCGAGGCCATGTGCCGCTCGATGACCGCCACCTTCAGGATGTCCCTGGCCGGGTCCGCGGTGACGAAGCCTCCGTCCGTCTTCACGGGGCAGACCAGGCTCTTGGTCACGATCTGGTCCGGCACCACGCCGATGACGCGGGCCTTCTTGCCTTCCGCCTTGATGGCGAAGTCCTCGTACTCGATCCAGCGCACGTTCATGGTGCCGCGGACCTTCCCCTTATAGTCGGTGACGGCAGAAGGCTTGAGCACGCCGTTCTCGGCCACGAGCCTGCCGTCCTTGATGACCTTGGAGATCTTGAGCTTCTTGAAGTCGTCGAACACGATGAGGTCGGCGCGGTAGCCCGGCGCCACGGCGCCGAGGTCCTTGATGCCGAAGTACTCGGCCGTGTTGATGCTGGCCATCTGGATGGCGCGGATGGGTTCCACCCCCAGGCGGATGGCGCTACGCACGAGGTGGTCCATGTGGCCTTGGGCGAAGATGTCGTCGAGGTGCCGGTCGTCCGTGACAAAGAGGCACTTGCGCGAATTCTCGGAGTTGACCAAGGGCAGCAGGGCCTTGAGGTTCTTGGCCGCCGTGCCTTCCCGGATCATGATGAACATGCCGGCCCGGAGCTTCTCGCGGGCTTCCTCGACCGTGGTGCACTCGTGGTCGGACTTGATGCCGGCCGAGACGTAGGCGTTGAGGTCCTTGCCGCTGACCATGGGGGCGTGGCCGTCGATGCGCTTGCCGCGCGCGATGGAGATCTTCTCCAGGACGTCTATGGCGCCGTGGACCACGCCGGGGTAGTTCATCATCTCGGCCAGGCCCAGGACGCGCTCGTCGTTGAGCAGGAGGCTGAGGTCGTGGCCGGAGAGTTCCGCACCCGCGGTCTCCAGCGCGGTGGCGGGCACGCAGGAGGGCAGCATGATGTAGACGCCCAGCACCGAGTTGAGGCTGGAGGCGAGCATATAGCGGATGCCGTCTAGGCCGAGGACGTTGGCGATCTCGTGGGGGTCGGCGACCACGGTCGTGGTGCCGCGGGGGACGATGATGCGGCCGAACTCGGGCACCTTGACCATGGTGCTCTCGATGTGCACGTGGCCGTCGATGAAGCCGGGGGCCAGGT
The nucleotide sequence above comes from Elusimicrobiota bacterium. Encoded proteins:
- the ade gene encoding adenine deaminase, whose translation is MLHPIIDKAMSDIRETIEIAGGKRRVDLLLRNARVINTFSGDVHKTDVAIHMGRIVGFGKYKAKSSLDLRGAYLAPGFIDGHVHIESTMVKVPEFGRIIVPRGTTTVVADPHEIANVLGLDGIRYMLASSLNSVLGVYIMLPSCVPATALETAGAELSGHDLSLLLNDERVLGLAEMMNYPGVVHGAIDVLEKISIARGKRIDGHAPMVSGKDLNAYVSAGIKSDHECTTVEEAREKLRAGMFIMIREGTAAKNLKALLPLVNSENSRKCLFVTDDRHLDDIFAQGHMDHLVRSAIRLGVEPIRAIQMASINTAEYFGIKDLGAVAPGYRADLIVFDDFKKLKISKVIKDGRLVAENGVLKPSAVTDYKGKVRGTMNVRWIEYEDFAIKAEGKKARVIGVVPDQIVTKSLVCPVKTDGGFVTADPARDILKVAVIERHMASGRIAKGLVKGFGLKKGAIASSISHDSHNIVVIGVHDGDMYTAAVQVVKMQGGIVAASNGQVIEALPLPIAGLMSDRSSEFVREKLHRLIAAAHSMGSRLKDPYMAMSFLTLPPIPELKITDRGIIDAVNFKVVSLFI